The genome window TGCGAACCTGTTTATTTTGGTTTCAAATGTGGTCTCATGCATTGTGATGAAGGTCTGGGCAACACCAAACGTCGACTACATCAGCTCCAGCTGCGGATCATGGGTTACATCTTCTACTTACTATGTTAGTCTACTCCGTCATTGCGAGTGTCAAACATCCAAGGTTAGATTGTTGCATTTCCTTTGGCTTGTCGTTGTTAATTTACATGTATTTATGTTCTTCTGGAAAATGTTTGTTTTGAGGTGTATTGTTTCTCTGTTCTTTTCTTTCCTGTACTTGTACAGAACATTTTTTTGACCGTCAGAAACATCTACCAAGTTTTTGGTTTTTACTTATTAAAGCTTGACTGTGCCAACATTTGTTTTTGGACTGATACAGATTCACACCATCTAGTGTAGATATGGTTTCCAAGTTCAAACTCCTGTGTCATTGAGGAACAAGAAATTGGCAAATTGAGCACTGATGATGAAAGGCCACAAGCAAATGTTAAGTGAACCAACTCAAAGAAGCACATTATTATTACACGTGTATGAAGATACATCTCCAAGTGTTTGATACTCAACTTGGTTCAAAGATTAAAGTTGTTTAAAATCATACAAGAAGTTGCCGAGTTGCATCTCAGCATGAATAGGATATACTTCTTCAAACATAGCAATAACCCAAATTATTCTCTGCCAAGCATGTCACTCTCCTTCGCTGAGGATCGGAACAATCAGAGGTTTCAGCTGCGCAAGATAGACAATTGCCCACCTAGAAAGACAAGAAAGTAATGTGGTAAATAGACAAAAGAAAAACACGATAAAATGATGCTGATCACAAAAAGACTATAAAAGACTTCCAACACCATCTCTTATGCTgatcataaaagaaaaaattcTCAGCTTATGTACAAGATCTCAAGTGGGGTGATAAACATCGCATGACAGATACGGCCAACCTATCATCTTCTTCTATTGCTCCATTATCTAGTTTGGCAGCTGTTTGTCTTAACTTGCATATATTATAAGTCATGCTCCTTTGTGATACTTTTTTGTGTTATATCAGCATTATGGGTAACTTATCTTAGATAACatggaagaaaaataaaatgagaaaTTGAAACGATTCTCATTCATACAAGAATGTCATGACATAGAACGATGTGCTAAAAGAAAGCAACAAGAACAAATAAGGAAACTTACATCATCCAACAGCAAACTGTTGCCGTGATGACTAATGTTAAATGAAACCTGCAAAACCAAAACGTCTTTAAtcatttcatattttcatacCCCACACAATAACCAATAATAAAAATGTTTGACAAGAAATGAAAATGATAAAGTATGAGAATAGAATGAACCTTCATTTGTCGTGCATGTAAGCACCCTAAATTCCCTAATTAAATGCAACCCAAAACTCACCATCCAAATGTTGGAGTATTGTCTAAAGCTTAGGTTCTTAAAAAGTGAATCTAAAATCAAAATAGCATTTTAAAGCTTGATGCCCCAAAAGTGTTAACTGGGCCCATAATTCAATGTCAACTATTGAGCTAAATTCATGTCAAATTGAATCTAACTTGTCTCAAAGTTCAATTTATAATGAATAGGAAAAATTAAAGTGGTTAATTTTACAGTTTTAAGGAGACCATACTCTTACTAATATTTAGGCAATAGCTCATGATATTGTTGACCACCTATTACCAGTGCAAGTTGGCACCCATAATTAGTAAAACAGTGCAATGGCACGGAATGACTGTTCTGGCAGCCGCTCAGCACCAGTGATGCTGTCAGAACTTGAATCTTATGCTTTGAAAAACTCATTATACATCAAGGCTTTTAGTAAAATGTTTGACATTTATCAAATTGTCTGGTGAATAGATATTCCAACTATCTTTTAGGCAAAAGT of Musa acuminata AAA Group cultivar baxijiao chromosome BXJ2-3, Cavendish_Baxijiao_AAA, whole genome shotgun sequence contains these proteins:
- the LOC135608422 gene encoding V-type proton ATPase subunit e1-like, which gives rise to MGFLMTTIIFFVAGVVASVLVRLCCNRGPSTNLFHLTLVITATVCCWMMWAIVYLAQLKPLIVPILSEGE